The DNA region CTTGAGTTTATTTGAGTCTTTGTCATTCCATGGCTCATTCACCTTTTAatcattttgtattattttttaatcatcagTTAGTTTGTTATGTTCCCCTCTTGGCTTCTTATTTTTGTCATCTCTAGCCTTCAATCACAAGTTTATAAAGATGGGTAAATATGCTTTCcattcttaaaatattattccaaATTAAGATGCTCTTGGAAAGCTTTAATTTCCTTTCTGTTTCAGGTACTGACTTTCTTACAAAAACTCGATTTCACTTGATCAAATACAACACCCATTTTACGAAAAGGACATGAAACAATTCTGCAGTTATGGAAAATTCAATattctcttcttcttatttGACCATTTGTCCACTATGTATGTGGAAAAGGGCAAAGCGACACGTTAACTTCTGCAGCTAAACAACTACAATTTTCCATCAAAGTCTCCTTCCCTTGTGCCTATTGAGTCGTTGGTTTCCTGGAATGTGGTAATTGGATAtcagattatttaaaaattcagaaTGAAAATATTGGTGGTAATCTCACGCGAACTTGCAAATTTCAACTTTCACAGGTCATTTACTTCCACAGACTTGTTGAAAATCCTCCCTTAGATgctatttatctatttttaatttaagaatatataCACCGTACGATTCCTCAAAAGAAGTAGCATTCATCACAAAAATCTTCTCCATGTAAAAATTTGTCCAGTAAACTCAATTCagtattaatataaaatatgggCAACATAAATAccaaaaaagtatatattatagAGTTGTAACACTTTTATTACATAGAAGCACTCAATGAAGTTGATAAttattacaaacaaaaacaagctGAAGATGTAGAAAGACACGCTTACAACGGTGAACACATTCTGAAAACATAGTATGTCCTAActaattcaaaatttagctAACTCCATAGTTATATATGCTAATCGAAATTCCAGCGCTGTAGTTGAGTTTACATCCCTATCGGAGGCCTTTCTTCTTGATCGATATGCCACCTTCCAGACTCCAACTGAGaatgattaaaacaaattaGTGATTGATTACAATTGCAGTCCATTAACAGATAAGTTATGCCCTTAAGAGTACCTGTCCTCAAAGTTTCTTCCATTAATTTCTGGAAGTAGAAGCCCAACGAGAACTGGGTTGATCATCTTCAGTATCATCTGATTTTCTTTTCAATCGACAAAGAACAAAAGGCTTCTGcacaagtaaaaaataaataattattataatttgttttgaaaaaaagcTCGTTATCCTGTGGTTGATTTTGCTATAAGTGGTTTTTACATTGCATTTAatgcattattattttatttacatgttaatattatatataataacataaaaatttaagataaattttggATTCGTTCATCTTGTCACgtaattcaataaattatagaaaaatatatgaaaatgaatatTAGCGTATCAATCCACTCTTATTCATgatcctaaaattaaaataaaagcaaaaaggTAAACTAAAAAGGTGAACAAATAAATACCTGATAATAACGAGCAGTCTCGGAATGAAATTCATGCATCACCCAACAAGTCTTTATGACATTAGAGCCGTGACCTTGGTAAAAAACCAAAGCTTTTCTTTTACCAATGAGTTGCCCAGTGTTTTCATCATAGATTTCATGATCTTTACCTGTGACTTTCCAAGATCCAGCCCTAGTTGTTCTTTCAATTCGTTTACTCTTGGCATACTTATAAGCAATTGCACTGAAAAAGTACCACTGTTGATCATCCGAGGAAAGCGGTGAATGCTCTGcacaaaaatacaaaacaatttGTCAGTTCAAAATATGTATGATTTATATTCTTAAGTGACATTGTATGTGGGCTGGTGGCTTCTGTGAGTGaagtgtataaaattataaatgccTACCAGGCAATTGCCAAGGTTCAAAACTGCAAATATCGACTTCCTTAATAACAGCAGAAAAATCAGTGCCATCCCTCATCTTTGATTCAAGAAAATGGTGGATGATTTCGTCTTCTGTGGGATGGAATCTGTATCCCATGCCGTTGAAGTAGTCCATTGATATAGATTTGAATAACAAAGTAACAATGGAATGCGATGAAGAGAGATTAATGCAAGTTCTAGTAGGTTTATGAGATGAGTGGTAAGAGATTTGTGAAACTAGCACTTgcttatatacacaaatataagAGCTTCATGGCATTGACTTCTTCTTCGCGAAAGTCTTGCCCTTAACTAAGAAGCTTGGGAAAATTAATTGGGAAGGTGTTGTCCAAAACGCGGAATTCACAACAGCTTCTTCTTGTTTGTCTTTTAGTAAGTGGGATCCACAGTATATTCTAATCCGTGTATGAATACCGGACCATTCCGTACTGTTTGCCTTTTCATTTCAACATAATATTCTCTTCGATCACCAAAATGTACGAATAAACCTTGCAATACAGTATAAATAGTTGCATACACGTAAACTTGATTCTGAAGTTGTCTACGAATCACGATTGAT from Mangifera indica cultivar Alphonso chromosome 8, CATAS_Mindica_2.1, whole genome shotgun sequence includes:
- the LOC123222463 gene encoding NAC domain-containing protein 91-like, with translation MDYFNGMGYRFHPTEDEIIHHFLESKMRDGTDFSAVIKEVDICSFEPWQLPEHSPLSSDDQQWYFFSAIAYKYAKSKRIERTTRAGSWKVTGKDHEIYDENTGQLIGKRKALVFYQGHGSNVIKTCWVMHEFHSETARYYQKPFVLCRLKRKSDDTEDDQPSSRWASTSRN